Proteins encoded in a region of the Trichomycterus rosablanca isolate fTriRos1 chromosome 26, fTriRos1.hap1, whole genome shotgun sequence genome:
- the dpagt1 gene encoding UDP-N-acetylglucosamine--dolichyl-phosphate N-acetylglucosaminephosphotransferase, producing MSQIPTLPLIINCCMSAVGCFATLKLIPAFKQHFISAKLYGLDLNKTTKKEVPESQGVISGTVFLIILFLFIPVPFLGCFVGEKCQGFPHNEFVELIGALLAICCMIFLGFADDVLNLRWRHKLLLPTMASLPLLMVYFTNFGNTVIVVPKPFRALLGLHLDLGILYYVYMGMLAVFCTNAINILAGINGIESGQALFISGSIIIFNVLELNGDYRDDHVFSLYFMIPFFFTTLALFYHNWYPSSVFVGDTFCYFAGMTFAVVGILGHFSKTMLLFFIPQVINFVYSLPQLFHIVPCPRHRLPRLQPDSGKLGMSFSKFKQKDLGKLGQLILKVAETLWLLDVRRGQEGDDEFIECNNMTLINLVLKIIGPTHERKLTAIMLLIQVLGSVIAFGIRYHLVRLFYDV from the exons ATGTCTCAAATCCCGACATTGCCTCTCATTATCAACTGCTGCATGTCTGCTGTTGGCTGCTTTGCAACACTTAAACTCATCCCAGCCTTCAAGCAGCACTTCATATCTGCCAAATTATACggtctggaccttaacaaaaccacaaaaaagGAAGT GCCAGAGTCTCAAGGTGTGATCAGTGGCACTGTCTTCCTTATAATCCTCTTTCTTTTCATCCCTGTGCCTTTCCTCGGCTGCTTTGTGGGAGAGAAGTGTCAGGGCTTTCCTCACAATGAG TTTGTGGAGCTGATAGGTGCTCTCTTGGCTATTTGCTGCATGATCTTTCTTGGCTTCGCTGATGATGTACTGAACCTGCGATGGAGGCACAAGTTGCTGCTGCCCACCATGGCCTCACTGCCTCTCCTCATGGTTTACTTTACCAACTTTGGCAACACTGTCATAGTGGTGCCCAAACCATTTCGGGCCTTGCTGGGCCTGCACCTAGATTTGG GCATCCTGTATTATGTGTATATGGGAATGCTGGCTGTGTTTTGTACTAATGCCATCAACATCCTGGCCGGGATTAATGGCATTGAGTCTGGACAGGCTCTCTTCATCTCTGGCTCTATCATCATCTTCAATGTACTGGAGCTCAATG GAGACTACAGAGATGACCATGTCTTCTCTTTGTACTTCATGATCCCTTTCTTTTTTACCACACTGGCTCTTTTCTACCACaactg GTATCCGTCTTCAGTGTTTGTAGGAGACACCTTCTGCTATTTTGCTGGAATGACCTTTGCTGTGGTGGGAATTCTTGGCCATTTCAGCAAGACCATGCTGCTCTTCTTTATCCCTCAAGTCATAAACTTCGTCTACTCTTTGCCTCAGCTCTTCCACATAGTTCCATGTCCGAGACATCGTCTGCCCAG GCTGCAGCCAGACAGTGGAAAGCTTGGAATGAGCTTCTCAAAATTCAAACAGAAGGACCTTGGCAAGCTGGGGCAGCTCATATTAAAG GTGGCAGAAACGTTATGGCTGCTGGATGTGCGCAGGGGTCAGGAGGGAGATGATGAGTTTATCGAGTGCAATAACATGACCCTGATTAATCTGGTGCTGAAGATCATAGGACCCACACATGAGAGAAAACTCACAGCTATTATGTTGTTAATACAG GTTTTGGGGAGCGTGATTGCTTTTGGGATACGGTATCATCTGGTTCGACTCTTCTATGACGTCTAG